The Paraburkholderia megapolitana genomic sequence GCGGCTGGCCGCCGTTCTGCCCCGTCGGCGATGTGCCCGATGCCGGAGCGCTGCCGCCCGCCTGCGGCGCGTTCTGCAGCATCTGCTCGATTTCCCCGAGCACGGTAGCCAGTGCCTGCTGGAATGCGCTCTGGTTGCTGTTCGTCCCACCAGGCTGCATGCCCGGGTTGTACTGAACCTGGTCGGACCCGTTGTTAATAATTACTGTAGTCATCGTACGGCCTCGCGCGAATAGGTAGATGTGGTGAAGGCAATGCGTGAGATGACTCTAGGCGCCAGCAACGTTTTCGACGTGTGACATGCGAAGTTGTTTTCTTTGCCGCGAACTGGCGGTCTCCCGATCGCCGGGGCGGTGAATTAGTGGTACGTTTTGAGGGCTGCGAATGAAGTAACGGACGTTGGCGTCACGTCGGAGTCACATTGGGAGTACAGGCCATGTCGAATAATCTGCTTATCGGAGACGTTGCCCGCCGCACCGGTCGAAGTGTCCACACGATCCGATGGTACGAGTCTCAAGGATTGCTGCCGGGCGTGGTACGCGATCAGGGTGGCCGAAGACTGTACAACCAGCGGCACGTGAGCTGGCTCGACCTCATGGACCGCCTGCGCAGAACAGGCATGTCGGTTGCGCAGATGCGCAACTACACCGCACTCGTCGAACAAGGCGCGACTACGCTGACCGAGCGTAGGGCACTGCTTGCTTCACACCGTGCCCGTGTGCAGGAAACCATCGAGACATGGACCGATGCGCTCGCTTTGATCGATGCGAAGGTTGAGTTCTACGATGAGTGGGTCGCCAATGGTCAGCGGCCGGAGGTCGAGCCGCATCGACGTCTTCCGACATCGATGACGGCCGCCAGACAACAGCGTGACGTATAGGCCGAAAATCTAGCGGCAGAATGCGGCCTTCGTCGTATTTTTGTATCGTCGTAGTCAAACTGTTGCGTCGGAACCTCGACCCGACGGCGCGCGCAATACACGATCGATAAGCGCGGTGTCACAGTATTCGGTGAGTTCGCGCAGCATTCCATCCTCGACACGAATCACGAAACAGTACGTATTCGCGTACCGCTCGCCGGACACGGTCGTAGCGTCGCCCTCGCACTGAACGACCACATAATCGCCATCCGCGAGAATCCGCGTGGGAACAATACGCGACGGCGCCTCGAATTGCGCATAGAGCGGTTTTAACAGGCGCTCGATGACGTCGGCCTTCCCCTCGTATGTACCCGACCAGGCCGTGTTCCCGATGATTCGCCAGACGAAGTCGTCCGCCATGGCCGCGCGAAAAGGTCCGTGATCGCGCTGGGCGCGCGCGTCCATGATGCTTTGTACAAGGGCTTTGTTTTGCAGGGTCGTCATTGCGGCGTCTCCAGACAGGGGATACGCATACGTTACGACCTGGAGTGCGCTCTAGGTCAAGCGCGGATCAAACAAGGTGCTTGACCATGAACACCCGCTTCAGACCTTTCTCCTCGGCCCGATGCGTCTCGGTGTAGCCGATGCGAGAGTAGAGCGCGATATTTTCGGTCATGGTCTCGTGGGTGTAGAGCCTGATCGCCCGGTAGCCTGCCGCTCTGGCTGAGTGCTCGGCGTATTCCAGTAGCCTTCGGCCTATTCCTGTCCCTCTTGCCGAAAGTGCCACGGCTACGTTATCGAGCAACATCGCATCCGGCTCCGGGACGAGCACGAGAATGCCTTGTATGGTGCCTTCCGTCTCGACGACGTAGACCCGGCCCGCGTCGATCAAGCGCCCGTAGTCATCCGACATCGGCCCCGGCGGTCGCCCGATACGACTGATATAAGGCGAGTAGGCCTGTCGAACGATCTCCTCGATGGCTTGACGGTCGGCCGGAACGGCGCGGCGGGGATCGAGATGCATTGCAATGTTTCTCCAGGATTCGACTGAAAGTGCGCTCCAGGTCAAGCTATAGATCCTGCGCCGCGATCCTCTCCGCGAGGAAATCGATCAGCGCCCTTACGCGGCGCGGCAACGATCGTCCAGCGACCCATACCAGGTGCACCGGCACGGGCTTCGGCTCGAACTCCGCAAGCACGACTTCCACCGCGCCCGAATCGACAAGGCTGCGCACCTGCCACAACGGCGCGCGGGCTATGCCGTGGCCTGCTGCTGCGGCCATGTTGCAAGCATCGGCGTCGTTTGCGCGCAACCTGCCATGGACCTCTACGCTGCGGCCATCCGCGCCGAAGTCCCAGACCTCCCGAAGCGGGTCCTTTCGAAGGATGCATTCGTGTTTCGCGAGGTCGGAGGGATCGGTGAGGTGACCGCGTGCGGCGAGGTATTCCGGTGCAGCAAACAGCACGCGTCGAAATTCGGTGACCCGGCGCGCCCGAAGATTTGAGTCGGGGAGACTGCCCAGACGAACAGCAAGGTCGATTCCTTCGCCAGCGAGGTCGACATGCTTTTCCGAGAACAGCAGTTCCGCGCTGACACCCGCATGGATGCCCATGAATGCGGTGACCGACGGCACGACGTATTGCACGCCGAAGGAAGACGGTGCAGCAATGCGAATAGCACCGCGTAACTGGACGTTCTGCTCGATCAATTCGTCCCGGGCCGAGTGGATTTCACGTAGCGCTGGTCGAATGCGGCTGGCGAACGCCAGGCATGCCGCTGTCGGATAGACACGACGCGTGGTTCTGGTGAACAGCGAAACGTTGAGTTGCTGCTCGATGCTCGCAAGCGAGCGGCTCACTGCCTGTAGCGAGCGGCCAAGCGATCTCGCTGCCGCGGTGAGACTGCCGTGGTCGATCACCGCGAGCAGCACTTCGTAGTCGTCACCTGCTGTCATCGTGATTCTCTCGCTGATCGGAAGAATGTCTCTCGGCTGGAACGCTATGCGCGAACAAGCGTAAATCATACAGTCGAGACACGGCATCGGGCCGCTGCAAAACTATCTGGAAGATCGACATGAGCACAGCAACACTCGCGCACGATGTACCTTTGTATGGCACGCCGATAACGCTTTTACTGGCAAAAAAAGTAGCC encodes the following:
- a CDS encoding LysR family transcriptional regulator — translated: MTAGDDYEVLLAVIDHGSLTAAARSLGRSLQAVSRSLASIEQQLNVSLFTRTTRRVYPTAACLAFASRIRPALREIHSARDELIEQNVQLRGAIRIAAPSSFGVQYVVPSVTAFMGIHAGVSAELLFSEKHVDLAGEGIDLAVRLGSLPDSNLRARRVTEFRRVLFAAPEYLAARGHLTDPSDLAKHECILRKDPLREVWDFGADGRSVEVHGRLRANDADACNMAAAAGHGIARAPLWQVRSLVDSGAVEVVLAEFEPKPVPVHLVWVAGRSLPRRVRALIDFLAERIAAQDL
- a CDS encoding MerR family transcriptional regulator translates to MSNNLLIGDVARRTGRSVHTIRWYESQGLLPGVVRDQGGRRLYNQRHVSWLDLMDRLRRTGMSVAQMRNYTALVEQGATTLTERRALLASHRARVQETIETWTDALALIDAKVEFYDEWVANGQRPEVEPHRRLPTSMTAARQQRDV
- a CDS encoding nuclear transport factor 2 family protein, with the protein product MTTLQNKALVQSIMDARAQRDHGPFRAAMADDFVWRIIGNTAWSGTYEGKADVIERLLKPLYAQFEAPSRIVPTRILADGDYVVVQCEGDATTVSGERYANTYCFVIRVEDGMLRELTEYCDTALIDRVLRAPSGRGSDATV
- a CDS encoding GNAT family N-acetyltransferase; this encodes MHLDPRRAVPADRQAIEEIVRQAYSPYISRIGRPPGPMSDDYGRLIDAGRVYVVETEGTIQGILVLVPEPDAMLLDNVAVALSARGTGIGRRLLEYAEHSARAAGYRAIRLYTHETMTENIALYSRIGYTETHRAEEKGLKRVFMVKHLV